The Manis javanica isolate MJ-LG chromosome 4, MJ_LKY, whole genome shotgun sequence genome contains a region encoding:
- the LRRC8D gene encoding volume-regulated anion channel subunit LRRC8D has product MFTLAEVASLNDIQPTYRILKPWWDVFMDYLAVVMLMVAIFAGTMQLTKDQVVCLPVLPSPVSSKVHAPPGNADVTTSIPKMDAVTGQDQDGRTTNDISFGTSAVTPDIPLRATYPHLDSTVPSQEAKKEKKDPTGRKTNLDFQQYVFINQMCYHLALPWYSKYFPYLALIHTIILMVSSNFWFKYPKTCSKVEHFVSILGKCFESPWTTKALSETACEDSEENKQRITGAQTLPKHVSTSSDEGSPSASTPMINKTGFRFSAEKPVIEVPSMTILDKKDGEQAKALFEKVRKFRAHVEDSDLIYKLYVVQTVIKTAKFIFILCYTANFVNAISFEHVCKPKVEHLTGYEVFECTHNMAYMLKKLLISYISIICVYGFICLYTLFWLFRIPLKEYSFEKVREESSFSDIPDVKNDFAFLLHMVDQYDQLYSKRFGVFLSEVSENKLREISLNHEWTFEKLRQHVSRNAQDKQELHLFMLSGVPDAVFDLTDLDVLKLELIPEAKIPAKISQMTNLQELHLCHCPAKVEQTAFSFLRDHLRCLHVKFTDVAEIPAWVYLLKNLRELYLIGNLNSENNKMIGLESLRELRHLKILHVKSNLTKVPSNITDVAPHLTKLVIHNDGTKLLVLNSLKKMMNVAELELQNCELERIPHAIFSLSNLQELDLKSNNIRTIEEIISFQHLKRLTCLKLWHNKIVTIPSSITHVKNLESLYFSNNKLESLPVAVFSLQKLRCLDVSYNNISVIPIEIGSLQNLQHLHITGNKVDILPKQLFKCVKLRTLSLGQNCITSLPEKIGQLSQLTQLELKGNCLDRLPAQLGQCRLLKKGGLVVEDHLFDTLPLEVKEALNQDINVPFANGI; this is encoded by the coding sequence ATGTTTACCCTTGCGGAAGTTGCTTCACTTAATGACATTCAGCCAACTTACCGAATCCTGAAACCATGGTGGGACGTATTTATGGATTACCTGGCTGTCGTTATGCTGATGGTAGCCATCTTTGCAGGAACCATGCAACTTACCAAAGATCAGGTGGTCTGCTTGCCAGTATTGCCATCCCCTGTAAGTTCAAAGGTACACGCACCACCGGGAAATGCCGACGTTACCACCAGTATCCCGAAGATGGACGCAGTCACCGGCCAAGACCAAGATGGGCGAACAACGAATGACATTTCCTTTGGCACATCTGCTGTGACACCTGACATACCTCTCAGAGCCACATATCCTCACCTAGATTCCACAGTTCCAAGTCAGGAGgcaaagaaggagaagaaagatcCGACAGGCCGAAAAACAAACTTGGATTTTCagcaatatgtatttattaatcaGATGTGTTACCATCTGGCCCTTCCATGGTATTCTAAGTACTTTCCATACCTTGCTCTTATACATACTATTATTCTCATGGTCAGTAGCAACTTTTGGTTCAAATATCCCAAAACATGCTCAAAAGTAGAACATTTTGTATCAATATTAGGAAAGTGCTTTGAGTCTCCTTGGACCACTAAAGCGTTGTCTGAGACAGCATGTGAAGACTCGGAGGAAAACAAGCAGAGAATAACTGGTGCCCAGACTCTACCAAAGCATGTGTCTACCAGCAGCGATGAAGGGAGCCCCAGTGCCAGTACCCCGATGATCAACAAGACAGGCTTCAGGTTTTCAGCCGAGAAGCCGGTAATCGAAGTCCCCAGCATGACCATCCTGGACAAGAAGGACGGGGAGCAGGCCAAAGCCCTGTTCGAGAAGGTGAGGAAGTTCCGGGCACATGTGGAAGACAGCGACTTGATCTACAAGCTCTATGTGGTCCAAACAGTGATCAAAACAGCCaagttcattttcattctctgctACACTGCAAACTTTGTCAACGCCATCAGCTTTGAACACGTCTGCAAGCCAAAAGTCGAGCACCTGACTGGTTATGAGGTATTTGAGTGTACCCACAATATGGCttacatgctgaaaaagcttcTCATCAGTTACATATCCATTATTTGTGTTTATGGTTTTATCTGCCTCTACACTCTCTTCTGGTTATTCAGGATCCCTTTGAAGGAATACTCTTTTGAAAAAGTCAGAGAAGAGAGCAGTTTCAGTGACATTCCAGATGTCAAAAATGATTTTGCGTTCCTTCTACACATGGTAGACCAGTATGACCAGCTGTATTCCAAGCGTTTTGGTGTGTTCTTGTCTGaagtcagtgaaaataaacttagGGAGATCAGTTTGAATCATGAGTGGACATTTGAAAAACTTAGGCAGCATGTGTCACGGAATGCCCAGGACAAGCAGGAGTTGCACCTGTTCATGCTGTCAGGGGTGCCTGATGCCGTCTTTGACCTCACAGACCTGGATGTGCTAAAACTTGAACTGATTCCAGAAGCTAAAATTCCTGCTAAAATTTCTCAAATGACTAATCTCCAAGAGCTTCATCTCTGCCACTGCCCTGCAAAAGTCGAACAGACTGCTTTTAGCTTCCTCCGAGATCACTTGAGATGCCTTCATGTCAAGTTCACCGATGTGGCTGAAATTCCTGCCTGGGTATATTTGCTCAAAAACCTTCGAGAGTTGTACTTGATAGGCAATTTGAACTCTGAAAACAATAAGATGATAGGACTTGAATCTCTCCGAGAGTTGCGGCACCTTAAGATTCTCCATGTCAAGAGCAATTTGACCAAAGTTCCCTCCAACATTACAGATGTGGCTCCACATCTTACGAAGTTAGTCATTCATAATGATGGCACTAAACTCTTGGTACTGAACAGCCTTAAGAAAATGATGAATGTCGCCGAGCTCGAGCTCCAGAACTGCGAGCTAGAGAGAATCCCCCATGCTATTTTCAGCCTCTCTAATTTACAGGAACTGGACTTAAAATCAAATAACATCCGCACAATCGAGGAAATCATCAGTTTCCAGCACTTAAAACGTCTGACTTGTTTAAAATTATGGCATAATAAAATTGTTACCATTCCTTCCTCCATTACCCATGTCAAAAACTTGGAGTCACTTTATTTCTCTAATAACAAGCTGGAATCCTTACCAGTGGCAGTGTTTAGTTTACAGAAACTCAGATGCTTAGATGTGAGCTACAACAACATTTCAGTGATTCCCATAGAAATAGGATCGCTTCAGAACCTGCAGCATTTGCATATCACTGGGAACAAGGTGGACATACTGCCAAAACAGTTGTTTAAATGTGTGAAGTTGAGGACTTTGAGTCTGGGGCAAAACTGCATCACCTCCCTCCCAGAGAAAATTGGTCAGCTCTCCCAGCTCACTCAGCTGGAGCTGAAGGGGAACTGCTTGGACCGCCTGCCAGCCCAGCTGGGCCAGTGTCGCCTGCTCAAGAAAGGCGGGCTTGTTGTGGAAGATCACCTTTTTGACACCCTGCCGCTCGAAGTCAAAGAAGCATTGAATCAGGACATAAATGTTCCCTTTGCAAATGGGATTTAA